A stretch of Geomonas oryzisoli DNA encodes these proteins:
- the extQ gene encoding selenite/tellurite reduction operon b-type cytochrome membrane protein ExtQ codes for MKRGYVKSSPHFFRLIKIALALTVLVLMVLAALVPAPLQEQANLARVPNPVKSAWFLLWIQELVSYSKYLIYLVLALVAGFLALPWLSRPAPSQCACWFPRGSRVVTCAALVTCALVLALTVVAMFCRGANWQFVSPF; via the coding sequence ATGAAAAGAGGTTACGTAAAGAGTTCGCCGCACTTCTTCCGGCTCATCAAGATCGCCCTGGCCCTCACGGTGCTGGTCCTCATGGTCCTGGCCGCGCTGGTCCCGGCCCCCTTGCAGGAACAGGCGAACCTCGCCCGAGTCCCCAATCCGGTCAAGTCCGCATGGTTCCTGCTCTGGATCCAGGAGCTGGTCAGCTACTCGAAGTACCTCATCTACCTGGTGCTGGCGCTGGTGGCCGGTTTCCTCGCTCTCCCCTGGCTCTCCCGTCCGGCGCCGTCGCAGTGCGCCTGCTGGTTTCCCCGTGGGTCCCGGGTGGTGACCTGTGCGGCACTGGTCACCTGCGCCCTGGTGCTCGCGCTCACGGTCGTGGCGATGTTCTGCAGAGGTGCCAATTGGCAGTTCGTTTCCCCCTTCTGA
- a CDS encoding cytochrome b N-terminal domain-containing protein — MIEDFLKHLFPRAVLQKNLTLSYTLCLGGLAFTCLMLLVASGLLLLFYYQPTPAAAYPSILLLESSVWGGRYLRSLHRLASHFFLVLIVLHTLRVILTGAYQKPRQLNWLVGCALLLLAVFEGYTGYLLPMDQLALWATQTGMELVHIMPFGGALRAVLVPDGVGEPASLLRFYVLHILMIPGALFFLSGLHFYRIRKNKGVLPYL, encoded by the coding sequence TTGATCGAAGACTTCCTGAAACATCTCTTTCCCCGGGCGGTGCTGCAAAAGAACCTGACCCTCTCCTATACCCTGTGCCTGGGGGGGCTCGCCTTCACCTGCCTGATGCTGTTGGTCGCCTCGGGGCTGCTGCTCCTTTTCTACTATCAACCCACCCCTGCCGCCGCCTACCCATCCATCCTGCTCCTGGAATCGTCTGTCTGGGGAGGGCGCTACCTGAGAAGCCTGCACCGGCTCGCCAGCCACTTCTTCCTGGTGCTGATCGTGCTGCACACCCTGAGGGTGATCCTCACCGGCGCCTACCAAAAGCCCCGGCAGCTCAACTGGCTGGTCGGCTGCGCCCTGCTGCTACTCGCCGTATTCGAGGGGTACACCGGCTACCTCCTCCCCATGGATCAGCTCGCCCTCTGGGCCACCCAGACCGGGATGGAACTGGTGCACATCATGCCGTTTGGTGGCGCGCTGCGCGCCGTGCTGGTGCCGGACGGGGTGGGCGAGCCGGCATCGCTGCTGAGGTTTTACGTGCTGCACATCCTGATGATCCCGGGAGCGCTGTTCTTTCTGAGCGGACTCCATTTTTACCGGATCAGGAAGAACAAGGGGGTGCTCCCCTACCTATGA
- a CDS encoding ubiquinol-cytochrome c reductase iron-sulfur subunit, translated as MAELGQSRRSFLGALIALVAGGWFLGRFLTPRGRRTKTLLTVARGDLPRDGALVYREARIAVLDRGGQVYALNLICTHLGCTVNVTPAGLVCPCHGSEFDREGRVLKGPADRALERYQVHLVGENYHVQP; from the coding sequence ATGGCAGAACTTGGTCAATCACGTCGAAGCTTCCTCGGTGCCCTGATCGCGCTCGTCGCGGGAGGATGGTTCCTGGGCAGGTTCCTTACGCCGCGGGGCAGGCGCACGAAGACGCTGCTCACGGTAGCCAGGGGTGATCTCCCGCGCGACGGAGCCCTGGTGTACCGGGAGGCGCGCATCGCCGTCCTGGACCGGGGGGGGCAGGTCTACGCGCTGAACCTGATCTGCACGCACCTGGGCTGCACGGTCAACGTGACCCCCGCCGGGCTGGTCTGTCCCTGTCACGGCTCCGAGTTCGATCGCGAGGGGCGGGTGCTGAAAGGCCCCGCCGACCGCGCCCTGGAGCGGTACCAGGTGCACCTGGTGGGCGAGAACTACCACGTGCAACCGTAG